A single genomic interval of Lysobacter avium harbors:
- a CDS encoding RelA/SpoT family protein, whose product MKPPARPSPATAGLTAAIGPPVDALRALLDVAPADAIAAPLLERLRHAADTSPNVADEPRDPADVVRGMLRALQRLDADSDSLAAAILHTYPQLLAALGPKFEAEHPSIATLLDGQRASAQVWVLHAEQQGRSGSEGLRRLLLAIVRDMRVVPILLARQLARMQQAASLPEERRLALATLARDIHAPLANRLGIWQLKWELEDLAFRYLHPDTYRQIARLLDEKRGDRERYIEQVQQTLREALDAQGLAADIAGRPKHIYSIWKKMQRKQAPISELYDLRAVRILVDDVAACYAALGVVHATWTPIPSEFDDYIARPKRNDYRSLHTAVIGPEGKTLEVQIRTVEMHRQAELGVAAHWRYKEGSGGDAAFDRKIAWMRKLLEQADEGGADDAALARELDTELVEDRVYVLTPKGEVIDLPAGSTPLDFAYRVHTEVGHRCRGAKVDGRIVPLDHRLHSGDRVEIMTAKTGEPRRDWLIESNGFLASSRSREKVRNWFHRLDRERNETAGRELLDKELRRMGLLGTDLAPARERFSLASDSELYVLVALGDVGPHQVGRLLQDHQRAQSAPAVTATAPAPERARRRSAGKQRDFTVQGLGNLLVQPARCCQPLPGEPIAGYLTRGRGVTVHRQGCATLQRLADKDPDRVLTVEWGASGGYEVDIEVLAVDRKWLLKEVTNVIAQANVNMGGIRSDSQHNRMRIRMRVKVEDFDQLTQLLGKLGAVPGVEHARRC is encoded by the coding sequence ATGAAGCCGCCCGCGCGCCCATCCCCGGCCACCGCCGGTCTGACGGCAGCCATCGGGCCGCCGGTCGATGCGTTGCGCGCGCTGCTCGACGTGGCTCCGGCGGATGCCATTGCCGCGCCGTTGCTGGAGCGCCTGCGGCACGCAGCGGATACATCGCCGAACGTCGCCGATGAGCCGCGCGACCCGGCGGACGTCGTCCGCGGGATGTTGCGCGCGTTGCAGCGTCTGGACGCCGACAGCGACAGCCTCGCCGCCGCGATCCTGCACACCTACCCGCAGTTGCTGGCCGCGCTGGGGCCGAAGTTCGAGGCGGAACACCCGTCCATCGCGACCCTGCTGGACGGCCAGCGCGCCTCCGCCCAGGTGTGGGTCCTGCACGCCGAGCAGCAGGGGCGCAGCGGCAGCGAGGGACTGCGCCGGTTGCTCCTCGCCATCGTCCGTGACATGCGGGTGGTGCCGATCCTGCTGGCACGCCAGCTGGCGCGGATGCAGCAGGCCGCCAGCCTGCCGGAGGAGCGACGCCTCGCGCTGGCGACCCTGGCCCGCGACATCCACGCACCACTGGCCAACCGGCTGGGCATCTGGCAGCTGAAGTGGGAGCTGGAGGACCTCGCCTTCCGCTACCTGCATCCCGATACCTACCGCCAGATCGCCCGCCTGCTGGACGAGAAGCGCGGCGACCGCGAGCGCTACATCGAGCAGGTCCAGCAGACCCTGCGCGAGGCGCTGGACGCGCAGGGTCTTGCGGCCGACATCGCCGGCCGGCCCAAGCACATCTACAGCATCTGGAAGAAGATGCAGCGCAAACAGGCGCCGATCAGCGAACTCTACGACCTGCGCGCGGTGCGCATCCTGGTGGACGACGTCGCCGCCTGCTACGCCGCGCTGGGGGTCGTGCACGCCACATGGACTCCGATCCCCAGCGAGTTCGACGACTACATCGCCCGGCCCAAGCGCAACGATTACCGTTCCCTGCATACGGCCGTGATCGGGCCGGAAGGCAAGACCCTGGAAGTGCAGATCCGCACCGTGGAGATGCATCGCCAGGCGGAACTCGGCGTCGCCGCGCATTGGCGCTACAAGGAAGGCTCCGGCGGAGATGCGGCGTTTGACCGCAAGATCGCCTGGATGCGCAAGCTGCTGGAGCAGGCCGATGAAGGCGGCGCCGACGATGCGGCGCTGGCGCGCGAGCTGGATACCGAACTGGTTGAGGACCGCGTCTACGTGCTGACGCCCAAGGGCGAGGTGATCGACCTGCCGGCCGGCTCCACCCCGCTGGATTTCGCCTACCGGGTGCATACCGAGGTCGGTCATCGCTGCCGTGGCGCCAAGGTGGACGGGCGGATCGTTCCGCTGGACCACCGACTGCACAGCGGGGACCGGGTCGAGATCATGACCGCCAAAACCGGTGAGCCGCGGCGCGACTGGCTCATCGAATCCAACGGTTTCCTCGCCAGCAGCCGCTCACGGGAGAAGGTCCGCAACTGGTTCCACCGCCTGGACCGGGAGCGCAACGAAACCGCCGGCAGGGAGTTGCTGGACAAGGAACTGCGCCGGATGGGCCTGCTGGGTACAGACCTCGCGCCGGCGCGCGAGCGTTTCAGCCTGGCCAGCGACAGCGAGCTGTACGTCCTGGTGGCACTCGGCGACGTCGGGCCGCATCAGGTCGGCCGCTTGCTGCAGGATCATCAGCGCGCGCAGAGCGCTCCCGCGGTGACCGCAACCGCGCCCGCGCCGGAGCGCGCGCGGCGGCGATCGGCCGGAAAGCAGCGCGACTTCACGGTGCAGGGCCTGGGCAACCTGCTGGTGCAGCCCGCACGCTGCTGCCAGCCCCTGCCCGGGGAGCCGATCGCCGGTTACCTGACCCGGGGGCGCGGGGTGACGGTCCACCGGCAAGGCTGCGCGACACTGCAACGCCTGGCCGACAAGGATCCCGACCGGGTGCTCACGGTGGAGTGGGGTGCCAGCGGCGGCTACGAGGTCGACATCGAAGTGCTGGCGGTGGACCGCAAGTGGCTGCTGAAGGAGGTGACCAACGTCATCGCCCAGGCCAACGTCAACATGGGCGGCATCCGCAGCGATTCGCAGCACAACCGGATGCGCATCCGCATGCGCGTCAAGGTCGAGGATTTCGACCAGCTGACGCAGCTGCTGGGCAAGCTGGGCGCCGTGCCGGGAGTGGAGCATGCGCGCCGCTGCTGA
- a CDS encoding Dps family protein — translation MAKTAPAATKKSTDSKAKGKDSGTRPSPVASPAKGSGAPPVDIGMSSTDRKNVADGLSHFLADAYTLYLKTHNFHWNVTGPMFNTLHVMFETQYAEQWVALDEIAERIRALGFNAPGSYKEFTKLSSIREEPGLADTADWREMVRQLTVGNEAVCRTARSVLTTADDASDDPTVDLLTQRLHTHEKYAWMLRSLLQ, via the coding sequence ATGGCCAAGACAGCACCGGCTGCAACAAAAAAATCCACCGACTCCAAAGCCAAGGGCAAGGACAGCGGGACGCGTCCCAGCCCGGTGGCATCGCCGGCCAAGGGTTCCGGGGCTCCGCCTGTGGATATCGGGATGAGCAGCACCGATCGCAAGAACGTCGCCGACGGCCTCTCCCACTTCCTCGCCGACGCCTACACGCTGTACCTGAAGACGCACAACTTCCACTGGAACGTCACCGGCCCGATGTTCAACACGCTGCACGTGATGTTCGAGACCCAGTATGCCGAGCAGTGGGTGGCGCTGGACGAGATCGCCGAGCGCATCCGCGCGCTGGGCTTCAACGCCCCGGGCTCCTACAAGGAGTTCACCAAGCTCTCCTCGATCCGCGAAGAGCCGGGCCTGGCGGATACCGCCGACTGGCGGGAGATGGTGCGCCAGCTCACGGTCGGCAATGAGGCGGTCTGCAGGACCGCCCGCTCGGTGCTCACCACCGCCGATGACGCCAGCGACGATCCGACCGTCGACCTGCTGACCCAGCGCCTGCATACCCACGAGAAGTACGCCTGGATGCTGCGCTCGCTGCTGCAGTAA
- a CDS encoding tetratricopeptide repeat protein gives MRAAADPRDRGARRWGSLALSALLAAALLWWHKPISEAIWPDTRIQQLQSDAARALQAGELSRPDGRGARELYEAALALDPDRGDTREGLLQVGEAALARANAQIDLGQLKQARASLQLAREMAMPRAAMDEVAARLERIGDSAGDIEQLIRSADAARAAGRLDGDDDAALPLYQQALALRPNDIGALEGREDALSDLLQRASQAGETGDLLAAATMVERASELDPGHIDLPRVVSLLASRAEQRLQKADADLRRGRLQRALEGYDMIARIQPGNEAAARGRLRVANAHAALSQRHAADFRIREAQQELGAAAAIAPDAPAVIEANEHLAQTRLLQARLQSDLPPAQQKKRVRELLEAAAAAEARGDLLSPPGDSAYDKLRTARAIAADDPDVIAMTRRLRPAAHACFVTALRRNQLATAGGCLDAYAVLEGEENSVHASRRQLALRWIAVGDERVGAGDLQMARRALGMARSLDPSADGLDAFSRRLERASVPPRGE, from the coding sequence ATGCGCGCCGCTGCTGACCCGCGCGACCGTGGCGCGCGGCGCTGGGGCTCGCTGGCGCTGAGCGCTCTCCTCGCCGCGGCTTTGTTGTGGTGGCACAAGCCGATCTCGGAGGCGATCTGGCCCGATACCCGCATCCAGCAACTGCAATCCGATGCCGCGCGCGCGTTGCAGGCCGGCGAGCTGAGCCGGCCCGACGGCCGCGGCGCACGCGAGCTCTACGAGGCCGCGCTGGCGCTGGATCCGGATCGGGGCGACACCCGCGAGGGATTGCTGCAGGTCGGCGAGGCGGCGCTGGCACGTGCAAACGCCCAGATCGATCTCGGCCAGCTGAAGCAGGCGCGCGCGTCCCTGCAACTGGCACGCGAAATGGCGATGCCGCGGGCGGCGATGGACGAAGTCGCCGCCCGGCTTGAGCGCATCGGCGACAGCGCGGGCGACATCGAGCAACTCATTCGCAGCGCCGACGCAGCGCGCGCCGCGGGCCGGCTCGATGGCGACGATGACGCGGCGCTGCCGCTTTACCAGCAGGCGCTCGCTCTGCGGCCCAACGACATCGGTGCCCTGGAAGGGCGCGAGGACGCGCTGTCGGACCTGCTGCAGAGGGCCAGCCAGGCGGGCGAGACCGGCGACCTTCTCGCTGCCGCGACCATGGTGGAGCGCGCAAGCGAGCTGGATCCCGGCCATATCGACCTGCCGCGGGTGGTCTCGCTGCTGGCCAGCCGGGCCGAGCAACGCCTGCAGAAAGCTGATGCGGACCTGAGGCGGGGACGCCTGCAGCGTGCGCTGGAGGGCTACGACATGATTGCGAGGATCCAGCCCGGCAATGAGGCCGCCGCGCGCGGTCGATTGCGGGTCGCCAATGCGCATGCGGCGCTGAGCCAGCGCCACGCCGCGGATTTCCGGATCCGCGAGGCGCAGCAGGAGCTCGGCGCCGCTGCGGCCATTGCGCCGGACGCCCCGGCAGTGATTGAGGCCAACGAGCATCTGGCGCAAACCCGTTTGCTGCAGGCACGGCTGCAAAGTGACCTTCCGCCGGCACAACAAAAAAAGCGCGTGCGCGAACTGCTCGAGGCCGCCGCGGCTGCCGAGGCGCGCGGCGACCTGCTGTCGCCGCCCGGCGACAGCGCCTACGACAAGCTGCGCACAGCCCGCGCGATCGCAGCCGATGATCCGGACGTGATCGCGATGACGCGACGCCTGCGCCCCGCGGCGCACGCGTGCTTCGTGACGGCTCTGCGGCGCAACCAACTGGCCACCGCAGGCGGATGCCTGGATGCCTACGCCGTGCTGGAAGGTGAGGAGAACAGCGTGCACGCGTCCCGTCGCCAGCTGGCGCTGCGCTGGATCGCGGTGGGCGACGAACGCGTGGGCGCCGGCGACCTTCAGATGGCCCGGCGCGCGCTGGGCATGGCCCGTTCGCTGGATCCTTCCGCCGACGGGCTGGATGCTTTCTCGCGTCGTCTGGAGCGCGCGTCGGTGCCGCCCCGCGGGGAATGA
- the hrpA gene encoding ATP-dependent RNA helicase HrpA, whose protein sequence is MNRSNSHGNAASRPRSPDGAGLDAARRNIDDALTRDRGRLHGLWSRWRNAPADAALQARFEDALKDSITRREARAATLPRAPVDPSLPIASQAERIVELIGRHQVIVVAGETGSGKTTQLPKLCLAAGRGAAGMIGCTQPRRIAARAVAKRVAEELNTPLGTTVGFQVRFSENVGDDTAIKFMTDGILLAEIQSDRWLSRYDTILIDEAHERSLNIDFLLGYLKQLLRKRPDLKVIVTSATIDTARFSAHFDNAPVVDVEGRGYPVSVRYRPLEGGGETDDGAAARDGERTINDGIVAACDEISREDPRGDVLVFLPGEREIRDAHRALEARKYRHTEVLPLYARLSVRDQDRVFKPGTQRRIVLATNVAETSLTVPRIGYVVDPGLARVKRYSPRSKLDRLHIEPISQASANQRKGRCGRVSDGICYRLYSEADFESRPQYTDPEIHRAALAGVILRMLSLGLGDIEQFPFLEPPDTRAIADGWQQLAELGAVDEKRKLTAVGRLMARMPVDVKLARMLVAANAHGCMREMLAIASFLGIQDPRERPADQRAAADNAHALFADPASEFAGILKLWDAYQDAHEASTQSQLRRWCEKHFLGFLRMREWRELHRQLKLMAVELGWDPGASAVAAGGTGRKDKTAVPASTPAPRARRRRRGGRPPLDPPATAGDGQVAPTTEGEEERLGRGAYALLHRALIAGLPTQIGHRIKPADAPQPAATTKPGERKVVDRKPGGYEGPRGRRFQLFPGSALARRPPPWVLSATLLDTAQLWAMTNAAIEPDWVIDELQHLLARRHHDPRWARSQGKVLGSEQVSLFGLVLAPKRPVHYGALYPEESRVIFARDALVTGEINTRSVFLQRNLATLEKALEEEAKQRRAGLVVDETWMAEWYLQRLPADVHNAQALDAWYARLPALQKAALEWTLDDLMVGDSTDVRRFPSSIALGSVQLAVSYRFEPGALDDGMTVSVPLHLLNALDPVRLGWLVPGLVEDKATALIRGLPKAQRRNYVPAPDFARAFHEAFPDPQDAPMPEVLARFLGKVTGSTLEAGELDESALEPHLRVNLRLLDAADERQRGADVVLAESRDLHELRARFGERAARAFAARAAKGMGQRGLVRFPDEPIPATVPGVAGMPAFPALHDDGDSVSLQVHADREKAERAHPGGVRRLLWLTLGDARKQARKQLPVSAKVGLLYAAIEAAAPRTQAPPEGDRLRADLVDGAFAALVANDVAGIRDPAAFEARRAEVAKALFGEAMARLQQAEEILTAVSHARASLESPLMGWASGNLDDMRAQLAALTPAGFLRDVPADVLKEYPRYLKALALRGERALRDPTRDQARMLELTPFSDALAEAAARGDLEQSGWQALRWQLEELRVSLFAQELGTRGVSAKKLAAQLARLRG, encoded by the coding sequence ATGAACCGTAGCAACTCCCATGGCAACGCCGCGTCACGACCGCGCAGCCCCGACGGTGCCGGGCTGGATGCCGCGCGTCGCAACATCGACGACGCGCTGACGCGTGATCGCGGGCGCTTGCATGGCCTGTGGTCGCGCTGGCGCAATGCGCCGGCCGATGCGGCGCTGCAGGCGCGTTTTGAGGATGCGCTGAAGGACTCGATCACCCGCCGCGAGGCGCGGGCCGCAACCCTGCCGCGCGCACCGGTCGACCCGTCTCTGCCGATTGCCAGCCAGGCGGAGCGCATCGTCGAGCTGATCGGCAGGCACCAGGTGATCGTGGTCGCCGGCGAGACGGGCTCGGGCAAGACCACCCAGTTGCCCAAGCTGTGTCTGGCGGCAGGGCGCGGGGCGGCGGGCATGATCGGCTGCACCCAGCCGCGACGGATTGCCGCGCGCGCGGTGGCCAAGCGCGTCGCCGAAGAACTCAACACGCCACTGGGCACCACCGTCGGCTTCCAGGTCCGCTTCAGCGAGAACGTCGGCGACGACACCGCGATCAAGTTCATGACCGACGGCATCCTGCTGGCGGAGATCCAGTCGGATCGCTGGCTGTCGCGCTACGACACGATCCTGATCGACGAGGCGCATGAGCGCAGCCTCAACATCGACTTCCTGCTGGGGTATCTCAAGCAGCTGCTGCGCAAGCGGCCGGACCTGAAGGTCATCGTGACCTCGGCGACGATCGACACCGCGCGGTTCTCGGCGCATTTCGACAACGCGCCGGTGGTCGATGTCGAAGGGCGCGGGTATCCGGTGTCGGTGCGTTACCGGCCGCTGGAAGGCGGCGGCGAGACCGATGATGGCGCCGCGGCGCGCGACGGCGAACGCACGATCAATGACGGAATCGTCGCCGCCTGCGATGAGATCAGCCGCGAGGATCCGCGTGGCGACGTGCTGGTGTTCCTGCCCGGCGAGCGCGAGATCCGTGACGCCCACCGGGCGCTGGAGGCGCGAAAGTATCGGCACACCGAGGTGCTGCCGCTGTACGCGCGCCTTTCGGTGCGCGACCAGGACCGGGTGTTCAAGCCCGGGACCCAGCGCCGCATCGTGCTGGCCACCAACGTCGCCGAGACCTCGCTGACGGTGCCGCGGATCGGCTACGTGGTCGATCCGGGGCTGGCAAGGGTCAAGCGCTACAGCCCGCGCAGCAAACTGGACCGGCTGCACATCGAGCCCATCAGCCAGGCCAGCGCCAACCAGCGCAAGGGTCGTTGCGGGCGGGTGTCAGACGGCATCTGCTACCGGCTCTACAGCGAGGCGGACTTCGAGTCGCGCCCGCAATACACCGACCCGGAGATCCACCGCGCGGCGCTGGCCGGCGTGATCCTGCGCATGCTGTCGCTGGGCCTGGGCGACATCGAGCAGTTCCCGTTCCTGGAACCCCCCGATACCCGCGCGATTGCCGACGGCTGGCAGCAACTGGCCGAACTGGGCGCGGTCGATGAGAAGCGCAAGCTGACCGCGGTCGGCCGGCTGATGGCGCGGATGCCGGTGGACGTGAAGCTGGCGCGGATGCTGGTGGCCGCCAACGCCCACGGCTGCATGCGCGAGATGCTCGCGATTGCCTCCTTCCTGGGCATCCAGGACCCGCGCGAGCGCCCGGCCGACCAGCGCGCTGCGGCGGACAACGCCCATGCGCTGTTCGCCGATCCGGCGTCCGAGTTCGCCGGCATCCTCAAGCTCTGGGACGCCTACCAGGACGCGCATGAGGCGTCCACCCAGTCGCAGCTCCGACGCTGGTGCGAGAAGCACTTCCTCGGCTTCCTGCGCATGCGCGAGTGGCGCGAACTGCACCGCCAGCTGAAGTTGATGGCGGTCGAACTGGGCTGGGATCCGGGCGCGTCCGCGGTCGCCGCCGGTGGCACCGGACGCAAGGACAAGACCGCGGTGCCAGCGTCCACTCCGGCGCCACGCGCGAGGCGGCGTCGCCGCGGCGGTCGCCCGCCGCTTGACCCGCCGGCCACGGCAGGGGACGGCCAGGTGGCGCCGACAACTGAGGGTGAAGAGGAACGCCTTGGCCGCGGCGCCTACGCGCTCTTGCACCGAGCCCTCATCGCCGGCCTGCCAACCCAGATCGGTCACCGCATTAAACCGGCCGACGCGCCACAGCCCGCGGCGACGACCAAGCCGGGCGAGCGCAAGGTCGTTGATCGCAAGCCCGGTGGTTACGAAGGCCCGCGCGGTCGCCGCTTCCAGCTGTTTCCCGGATCGGCGCTGGCGCGGCGACCGCCGCCGTGGGTGTTGTCGGCGACGCTGCTGGATACCGCCCAGCTGTGGGCGATGACCAACGCCGCGATCGAGCCGGACTGGGTCATCGACGAATTGCAGCACCTGCTTGCGCGCCGCCATCACGATCCGCGCTGGGCGCGCTCGCAGGGCAAGGTGCTGGGCAGCGAGCAGGTCAGCCTGTTCGGCCTGGTGCTCGCACCCAAGCGGCCGGTGCACTACGGCGCGCTGTATCCGGAGGAGAGCCGGGTGATCTTCGCCCGCGACGCCCTGGTGACCGGCGAGATCAACACCCGCAGCGTGTTCCTGCAGCGCAACCTGGCGACCCTGGAGAAGGCGCTGGAGGAGGAAGCCAAGCAGCGTCGCGCCGGGCTGGTGGTCGATGAGACGTGGATGGCCGAGTGGTACCTGCAGCGCCTGCCCGCCGATGTCCACAACGCGCAGGCACTGGATGCCTGGTACGCCCGCCTGCCCGCCCTGCAGAAAGCCGCGCTGGAGTGGACGCTGGATGACCTGATGGTCGGCGACAGCACCGACGTTCGCCGCTTCCCATCATCGATCGCGCTGGGCAGCGTGCAATTGGCGGTCAGCTACCGCTTCGAGCCGGGGGCGCTCGACGACGGCATGACCGTGTCGGTGCCGCTGCACCTGCTCAATGCACTCGATCCGGTGCGCTTGGGATGGCTGGTGCCGGGGCTGGTGGAAGACAAGGCCACCGCGCTGATCCGGGGCCTGCCCAAGGCGCAGCGGCGCAACTACGTGCCCGCGCCGGATTTTGCGCGGGCCTTCCACGAGGCGTTCCCCGACCCACAGGATGCGCCGATGCCGGAGGTGCTCGCGCGCTTCCTTGGCAAGGTCACCGGCAGCACGCTGGAGGCCGGAGAACTCGACGAGTCGGCGCTTGAGCCGCACCTGCGCGTCAACCTGCGCCTTTTGGACGCTGCGGACGAGCGACAGCGCGGTGCCGACGTCGTACTGGCCGAGTCGCGCGACCTGCACGAGCTTCGTGCGCGCTTCGGCGAGCGCGCGGCCAGGGCCTTTGCCGCACGCGCGGCCAAAGGCATGGGCCAGCGCGGTCTGGTGCGCTTCCCCGATGAACCTATTCCCGCCACCGTTCCGGGAGTCGCCGGGATGCCGGCGTTCCCGGCGCTGCACGATGACGGCGACAGTGTCTCCCTGCAGGTCCACGCGGACCGCGAGAAGGCCGAGCGTGCGCATCCAGGCGGCGTCCGCAGGCTCCTGTGGCTGACCCTGGGTGATGCGCGCAAACAGGCGCGCAAGCAACTGCCGGTCTCGGCCAAGGTGGGACTTCTGTACGCAGCGATCGAGGCCGCCGCCCCGCGCACGCAGGCGCCGCCGGAAGGCGACCGTCTGCGCGCGGATCTCGTCGATGGCGCGTTTGCCGCCCTGGTGGCCAACGACGTCGCCGGCATCCGCGATCCGGCGGCATTCGAGGCACGTCGTGCCGAGGTCGCCAAGGCCCTGTTCGGCGAGGCCATGGCGCGCCTGCAGCAGGCCGAGGAGATCCTGACCGCGGTCTCGCACGCCCGCGCCAGCCTGGAGTCGCCTCTGATGGGGTGGGCCAGCGGCAATCTCGACGACATGCGCGCGCAACTGGCCGCGCTGACGCCGGCGGGTTTCCTGCGCGACGTGCCGGCCGACGTGCTCAAGGAGTACCCGCGCTACCTCAAGGCGCTGGCCTTGCGCGGCGAGCGCGCGCTGCGCGATCCCACCCGCGACCAGGCACGAATGCTGGAGCTGACGCCGTTCAGCGATGCGCTGGCGGAGGCTGCCGCGCGGGGTGACCTGGAGCAATCCGGATGGCAGGCGCTGCGCTGGCAGCTGGAGGAGTTGCGGGTGTCGCTGTTCGCCCAGGAACTGGGCACACGCGGCGTCTCGGCCAAGAAACTGGCCGCGCAGCTGGCCCGGCTGCGCGGGTGA
- a CDS encoding CshA/CshB family fibrillar adhesin-related protein: MIPAQVNRSLQASACRMVVALAFVLLGCLVAIPAFAATTTCSASTTKGTAPADYATYCWFDMSGYSDTLARSAAGQPFVVSLPGGATLSFTLKVSGNSLVARQVPTWTGGAFGNSAFQGITGKPVLYTVNNGSTVTASLSGITVVANGSSGMPFVFVAADAESTNNGESLRFTTDGDPWTVLAQIAYGTAAAYPVLTGVGTNTVNQAGVAGDVGSYAFATAGNLRNVTAQLVAGGLQGALFGVKFPSADLAISKSHVGSFSAGGNGSYDIAVTNNGTGATSGITKVVDTLPAGLSYVSASGTGWTCGAAGQVVTCTNPSVLANGASLPEITLNVSVAFNAPASVENVASVSNPTFDFNLTNNVSRDATVIVGTPEPGKGNKILYVYDSQELTRTPQAANSIAPVEIAQNIAMDWKMTPVVPVGRTLTLSAQNVVARLVVAATGSNLGTARSIDIQLRTNAGDILATATANVNNGPQAVNLSLPVLLTTLSAGDYLVLRVINRAQGSNRRITVSQKITGPNNASILTFDTPTVINVDSVAVYSAPHPAVTTQTNYVAGNTVHVRAVISDPFGAFDVSGASIKLTDPSGVVKVLAGAMVEVGAPTAASKTYQYSYTLPSDAKAGSWIASVTGREGTEGTVTHTRNAGFQVAAAPLTIVKLSMVYSDPINGTANPKAIPGALITYRISVTSPAGTVTDANSLVVTDPIPVNTVLFVSDLPDITGISPVIFTPGSSTLSLNFNTLADLTDDVDFSSDGGATWTHVPIADPNGVDAAVTHIRLKPRGTFPPGKIVEMGFRVRVK; encoded by the coding sequence CCGAATGGTGGTGGCACTGGCTTTCGTTCTGCTTGGCTGTTTGGTTGCGATCCCGGCATTCGCGGCCACTACCACCTGCTCCGCGTCGACCACCAAGGGCACGGCCCCGGCGGACTACGCAACTTATTGCTGGTTTGACATGTCGGGCTACAGCGACACGCTCGCTCGCAGCGCTGCAGGACAGCCCTTCGTGGTGAGCTTGCCTGGGGGCGCCACCTTGAGCTTTACCCTGAAGGTATCCGGCAATTCACTCGTGGCGCGTCAAGTGCCGACGTGGACGGGCGGCGCCTTCGGCAACTCCGCATTCCAGGGCATAACAGGAAAACCGGTTCTATACACGGTAAACAATGGCTCTACGGTGACGGCATCGCTGTCGGGAATCACCGTGGTTGCCAATGGCAGCAGCGGCATGCCGTTTGTGTTTGTCGCGGCAGACGCGGAATCCACCAACAACGGTGAATCGCTGCGATTTACCACTGACGGTGATCCATGGACGGTGTTGGCGCAGATCGCCTATGGCACCGCGGCGGCCTATCCCGTGTTGACGGGCGTCGGCACCAACACGGTGAACCAAGCGGGCGTCGCTGGCGACGTTGGCAGCTACGCCTTCGCGACCGCCGGAAACCTGCGCAACGTGACCGCACAACTGGTCGCCGGCGGCTTGCAGGGCGCGCTGTTCGGGGTGAAGTTCCCGTCGGCCGATCTGGCCATCAGCAAGTCGCACGTGGGTAGTTTCAGTGCAGGTGGCAACGGCAGCTACGACATCGCGGTGACCAACAATGGCACCGGGGCGACCAGTGGCATAACCAAGGTGGTCGACACCCTGCCTGCCGGCTTGAGCTACGTCTCTGCAAGCGGCACCGGTTGGACGTGTGGCGCGGCGGGGCAGGTGGTGACCTGCACGAACCCGAGCGTGCTTGCCAACGGAGCGAGCCTCCCGGAAATAACCCTCAATGTGAGCGTGGCGTTCAATGCGCCAGCCAGTGTGGAGAACGTTGCCTCGGTCTCGAACCCGACCTTCGATTTCAACCTCACCAACAACGTCAGCCGCGACGCGACCGTGATTGTGGGGACGCCGGAACCTGGCAAGGGCAACAAGATCCTCTATGTGTACGACAGCCAAGAGCTGACGCGCACGCCGCAAGCGGCGAATTCCATTGCACCGGTAGAGATCGCTCAGAATATCGCGATGGACTGGAAAATGACACCAGTCGTCCCGGTAGGCAGGACACTGACCCTGAGCGCACAAAACGTCGTGGCGCGGCTTGTCGTGGCAGCGACGGGCAGTAATCTGGGCACTGCCAGGTCGATCGACATTCAGCTGCGCACCAATGCGGGCGATATTTTGGCCACGGCGACAGCGAACGTAAATAACGGTCCTCAGGCAGTGAATCTCAGTCTTCCTGTGCTCCTTACCACCCTGTCAGCAGGCGACTATCTGGTCCTGCGTGTCATCAATAGAGCGCAGGGCTCAAACCGGCGGATCACGGTAAGTCAAAAGATCACAGGCCCAAATAACGCCAGCATCTTGACGTTTGACACACCCACGGTCATCAACGTCGACAGCGTCGCGGTGTATTCCGCCCCGCACCCGGCAGTCACCACCCAAACCAACTATGTCGCCGGCAACACTGTCCACGTTCGCGCGGTGATCAGCGATCCCTTTGGCGCCTTTGATGTAAGCGGCGCCAGTATCAAGCTGACCGACCCTTCAGGCGTCGTAAAAGTGCTAGCCGGAGCGATGGTGGAAGTTGGCGCGCCGACAGCCGCCAGCAAAACCTATCAGTACAGCTACACGCTGCCGTCGGATGCGAAAGCAGGCAGCTGGATTGCCAGCGTCACCGGCCGGGAAGGGACCGAAGGAACGGTCACCCATACGAGAAACGCTGGTTTCCAGGTGGCTGCCGCGCCGTTGACCATCGTCAAACTGTCCATGGTCTACTCCGACCCGATCAATGGCACCGCCAACCCCAAGGCCATCCCGGGCGCACTTATCACTTACCGCATAAGTGTCACCAGTCCGGCTGGCACCGTCACGGATGCCAACTCGTTGGTAGTGACCGATCCGATTCCGGTCAACACCGTGCTGTTCGTCAGCGACCTGCCTGACATCACCGGGATTTCTCCGGTGATCTTCACCCCGGGTAGCAGCACGCTGTCCCTCAACTTCAACACCTTGGCGGACCTCACCGACGACGTCGATTTTTCCAGTGACGGAGGCGCCACGTGGACCCATGTGCCGATTGCCGACCCCAATGGCGTTGATGCCGCGGTGACGCATATCAGGCTGAAGCCCAGGGGCACCTTCCCCCCGGGCAAGATCGTCGAGATGGGTTTCAGGGTGCGCGTGAAGTAA